A single window of Rhizobium sp. CCGE531 DNA harbors:
- the thiE gene encoding thiamine phosphate synthase — MKDFDLSLYLVLDLVLCADLGMIETTRAAIAGGATIVQLRDKHAPTAVMIETGRALKQILQGTNARLIVNDNIEAAITIGADGLHIGQEDMNAAEARRLIGPDMILGLSVETETLASAMDAGIVDYAGVGPVFATPTKPDHKQPIGFDGLTRIVRLCPVPSVAIGGLKAEHAADVFSAGADGLAVVSAICGQSDPQAATALIANAIKEARQ; from the coding sequence ATGAAGGACTTCGATCTCTCGCTCTACCTTGTCCTCGATCTCGTGCTGTGTGCCGACCTCGGCATGATCGAAACGACCCGTGCCGCCATTGCCGGCGGCGCCACGATCGTACAGCTGCGCGACAAGCATGCTCCGACCGCAGTCATGATCGAGACAGGCCGCGCCCTCAAACAGATCCTGCAGGGAACCAATGCCCGGCTGATCGTCAACGACAATATCGAAGCGGCCATTACCATCGGCGCGGATGGTCTGCACATCGGGCAGGAGGATATGAACGCCGCCGAAGCGCGCCGCCTCATCGGGCCGGACATGATCCTCGGCCTCTCGGTGGAAACGGAAACCCTTGCTTCCGCCATGGATGCCGGCATCGTCGACTATGCCGGCGTCGGCCCGGTCTTTGCCACGCCCACCAAGCCCGACCACAAGCAACCGATCGGCTTCGATGGTCTCACGCGTATCGTCAGGCTCTGCCCGGTTCCATCAGTCGCAATCGGCGGCCTCAAGGCGGAGCACGCCGCGGACGTTTTCTCGGCCGGCGCGGACGGCCTTGCGGTCGTCTCCGCCATCTGCGGCCAATCGGACCCGCAAGCCGCGACAGCCCTCATCGCGAACGCCATCAAGGAGGCCCGCCAATGA
- the thiM gene encoding hydroxyethylthiazole kinase — translation MQDQLTAGSLLGTIRANPPLVQCITNFVAMNIAANVMLAAGASPAMVHAEEEAGEFAAISGALTITIGTLSAGWLAGMLKAAQSANGAAKPWVLDPVAHYATGFRRKAVAQLLELRPTIIRGNASEIIALAGVMSRGQGVDSRDAVEQAEESARQLAEKHGCVVAVTGVADFVTDGQKAKRIAGGSPFMPQVTALGCPLTCLVGAFAAARPDEPFDATVAALAVFAVAGAQAGAAADGPGSFSWRFLDALAALTPEVLDRDARISVA, via the coding sequence ATGCAAGACCAACTTACCGCAGGCAGTCTGCTCGGCACCATACGGGCGAACCCGCCTCTGGTGCAATGCATCACCAATTTCGTCGCCATGAACATCGCGGCCAATGTGATGCTCGCCGCCGGGGCATCGCCGGCGATGGTGCATGCCGAAGAGGAAGCGGGCGAGTTTGCCGCCATCTCCGGTGCGCTGACGATCACTATCGGCACGCTCTCGGCCGGATGGCTTGCGGGCATGCTGAAGGCGGCGCAGTCGGCAAACGGAGCGGCCAAGCCCTGGGTGCTCGATCCCGTCGCCCATTATGCAACTGGATTTCGTCGCAAGGCGGTCGCGCAATTGCTGGAGCTGCGACCGACGATCATTCGCGGCAATGCATCCGAGATCATCGCGCTTGCCGGCGTTATGAGCCGTGGCCAGGGCGTCGATAGCCGCGACGCCGTCGAGCAGGCGGAAGAGTCCGCCCGGCAACTGGCTGAAAAGCACGGCTGTGTCGTCGCCGTCACCGGTGTCGCGGATTTCGTGACGGACGGGCAGAAGGCGAAGCGCATCGCCGGCGGTTCGCCATTCATGCCGCAAGTAACCGCACTCGGCTGCCCGCTGACCTGCCTTGTCGGCGCCTTTGCGGCGGCAAGGCCGGATGAACCATTCGACGCGACCGTGGCGGCGCTCGCCGTCTTCGCCGTCGCCGGTGCACAGGCTGGAGCGGCGGCAGATGGTCCAGGCTCCTTCTCCTGGCGTTTCCTCGATGCACTCGCTGCACTTACCCCGGAAGTGCTGGATCGCGACGCAAGGATATCGGTAGCATGA
- a CDS encoding phosphogluconate dehydrogenase C-terminal domain-containing protein: MTAIALFGAGGKMGYRLAKNLKGSRFDVRHVEVSDAGKARLKNDLSVDCVPADAALDGADVVILAVPDTAIGKVAASIVDKLKPGTMVVALDAAAPFAGHLPHREDFTYFVTHPCHPPIFNDETDMQAKKDHFGGLFAKQHIVSALMQGPESAYALGEEIAKVIWAPVMRSHRVTVEQMAMLEPGLSETVCASLLVVMRQAMDECVARGVPAEAARDFLLGHMNVLGAVIFKEVDGVFSDACNKAIEFGIPALMRDDWKKVFEPQEIAESIRRIT, encoded by the coding sequence ATGACTGCAATTGCTCTTTTCGGCGCCGGCGGCAAAATGGGCTATCGGCTCGCCAAGAACCTGAAAGGCTCGCGCTTCGATGTGCGCCATGTCGAGGTCAGCGACGCCGGCAAGGCGCGCCTGAAGAATGACCTTTCCGTCGATTGCGTCCCTGCCGACGCCGCGCTCGATGGCGCGGACGTCGTTATCCTTGCCGTGCCTGATACGGCGATCGGCAAGGTCGCCGCCAGCATCGTCGACAAGCTCAAGCCCGGCACGATGGTCGTCGCGCTCGACGCCGCCGCCCCCTTCGCCGGCCATCTGCCGCACCGTGAAGATTTTACCTACTTCGTTACCCATCCTTGCCACCCGCCGATCTTCAACGACGAGACCGACATGCAGGCGAAGAAGGACCATTTTGGCGGTCTCTTTGCCAAGCAGCACATCGTTTCGGCGCTGATGCAGGGTCCGGAAAGCGCCTATGCTCTCGGCGAGGAAATCGCCAAGGTCATCTGGGCGCCCGTCATGCGCTCGCACCGCGTCACCGTCGAGCAGATGGCGATGCTGGAGCCAGGTCTTTCCGAAACCGTTTGCGCCTCCTTGCTCGTCGTCATGCGCCAGGCCATGGATGAATGCGTCGCCCGCGGCGTTCCGGCGGAAGCCGCCCGCGACTTCCTACTGGGCCACATGAACGTGCTCGGCGCCGTGATCTTCAAGGAAGTCGACGGCGTGTTCTCCGATGCCTGCAACAAGGCGATCGAATTCGGCATCCCTGCCCTGATGCGCGACGACTGGAAGAAGGTGTTCGAGCCGCAGGAGATTGCGGAAAGCATCCGTCGCATCACCTGA
- a CDS encoding D-ribose ABC transporter substrate-binding protein: MKLRRRLTLAAFTGALALGTAMPAFAADLIAIITPAFDNPFFKAEAVGAEAKAKELGYETLVMTHDDDANKQSEVIDTAIGRGAKAIILDNAGADATVAALKKAKDAGIPSFLIDREINVTGIAVAQIVSNNYQGAQLGAQEFVKLMGEKGNYAELVGREADTNAGIRSQGYHDVIDDYPDLKLVAKQSANWSQTEAYAKMETILQANPDIKGVISGNDTMAMGAIAALQAAGRKDVIVVGFDGSNDVRDSIKAGGIKATVMQPAYAQAQKAVEQADAYIKNKTAPKDEKQLMDCVLINADNAGKLETFALKN; this comes from the coding sequence ATGAAACTAAGACGCAGACTGACACTTGCAGCCTTTACCGGTGCGCTTGCTCTGGGGACGGCAATGCCGGCCTTTGCGGCTGACCTGATCGCCATCATCACGCCGGCCTTCGACAATCCATTCTTCAAGGCAGAGGCCGTCGGCGCCGAAGCCAAGGCAAAAGAGCTGGGTTACGAAACGCTCGTCATGACGCATGACGACGATGCGAACAAGCAATCGGAAGTCATCGATACGGCCATCGGACGCGGCGCCAAAGCCATCATCCTCGACAATGCCGGCGCGGATGCGACGGTCGCCGCCTTGAAGAAAGCCAAGGATGCAGGCATCCCCTCCTTCCTCATCGACCGCGAAATCAACGTCACTGGCATCGCCGTCGCCCAGATCGTTTCCAACAACTATCAGGGCGCACAGCTCGGCGCGCAGGAATTCGTCAAGCTGATGGGCGAGAAGGGCAATTATGCCGAACTCGTCGGCCGCGAAGCGGATACCAATGCCGGCATCCGCTCGCAGGGCTATCACGACGTCATCGACGATTATCCGGATCTAAAACTGGTCGCCAAGCAGTCGGCAAACTGGAGCCAGACTGAAGCCTACGCCAAGATGGAAACCATCCTTCAGGCAAATCCCGACATCAAGGGCGTGATTTCGGGTAACGACACCATGGCGATGGGGGCGATTGCCGCCCTGCAGGCCGCGGGTCGCAAGGACGTGATCGTCGTCGGCTTCGACGGCTCCAACGACGTGCGCGACTCGATCAAGGCCGGCGGCATCAAGGCGACGGTCATGCAGCCGGCTTACGCCCAGGCCCAGAAGGCGGTCGAACAGGCTGACGCCTACATCAAGAACAAGACGGCGCCGAAGGATGAGAAGCAATTGATGGATTGCGTCCTCATCAATGCTGACAATGCCGGCAAGCTTGAGACCTTCGCACTGAAGAACTGA
- the oiaX gene encoding 3-oxo-isoapionate-4-phosphate decarboxylase OiaX, protein MTITVTYRIETSGSIEAMARKIASDQSTGTFVAVPGETEELKARVAARVTAIRPLPDTDRPTWPEVADRHGPIHRADIDIAFPLDAIGTDLSALLTIAIGGVFSIKGMTGIRIVDMKLPNAFRDAHPGPQFGVVGSMRLTGVSGRPIIGTIVKPALGLRPLETAALVGELIGSGVDFIKDDEKLMSPAYSPLKERVEAIMPLVLDHEQKTGKKVMYAFGISHADPDEMMRNHDLVLKAGGNCAVVNINSIGFGGMSFLRKRSGLVLHAHRNGWDILTRHPGAGMDFKVYQQFWRLLGVDQFQINGIRVKYWEPDDSFVESFKAVSTPLFDPTDCPLPVAGSGQWGGQAPETYQRTGRTTDLLYLCGGGIVSHPFGPAAGVRAIQQAWQAAVSDIPLADYAKDHPELAASIEKFSDGKDA, encoded by the coding sequence ATGACCATCACCGTCACCTACCGTATCGAAACGTCAGGCAGCATCGAGGCGATGGCCCGCAAGATCGCCAGCGATCAGTCGACCGGCACCTTCGTCGCCGTGCCGGGCGAAACGGAAGAGCTCAAGGCGCGCGTTGCCGCGCGGGTTACTGCGATCCGCCCCCTTCCAGATACCGACCGTCCGACCTGGCCGGAAGTCGCCGATAGGCATGGCCCGATCCACCGCGCCGACATCGACATCGCCTTTCCGCTGGATGCGATCGGCACCGATCTCTCGGCACTTTTGACGATCGCGATCGGCGGCGTCTTCTCGATCAAGGGCATGACCGGTATCCGCATTGTCGATATGAAGCTGCCAAACGCCTTTCGCGATGCGCATCCTGGCCCGCAGTTCGGCGTTGTCGGCAGCATGCGCCTGACCGGCGTCAGTGGTCGCCCGATCATCGGCACGATCGTCAAGCCGGCGCTTGGTCTACGGCCGCTGGAAACCGCCGCTCTCGTCGGCGAACTGATCGGCTCCGGCGTCGATTTCATCAAGGACGACGAGAAGCTGATGAGCCCGGCCTATTCGCCGCTGAAGGAGCGCGTCGAGGCCATCATGCCGCTGGTCCTCGATCACGAGCAGAAAACCGGCAAGAAGGTCATGTATGCCTTCGGCATTTCGCATGCCGACCCAGATGAAATGATGCGCAACCACGATCTGGTGCTGAAGGCTGGAGGCAATTGCGCCGTCGTCAACATCAACTCCATCGGCTTCGGTGGCATGAGCTTCCTGCGCAAGCGCTCCGGGCTGGTGCTGCATGCGCATCGCAACGGCTGGGACATCCTGACCCGCCATCCCGGCGCCGGCATGGATTTCAAGGTTTACCAGCAGTTCTGGCGCTTGCTCGGCGTCGATCAGTTCCAGATCAACGGCATCAGGGTCAAATATTGGGAGCCGGACGACAGCTTCGTCGAATCCTTCAAGGCCGTAAGCACGCCGCTCTTCGATCCCACAGACTGTCCTCTTCCCGTCGCCGGCTCCGGCCAATGGGGAGGCCAGGCGCCGGAAACCTACCAGCGCACCGGCCGGACCACGGATCTTCTCTATCTCTGCGGCGGCGGCATCGTCAGCCATCCCTTTGGACCGGCGGCCGGCGTTCGCGCCATCCAGCAGGCCTGGCAGGCGGCGGTTTCGGACATACCGCTTGCCGACTATGCCAAAGATCATCCGGAGCTTGCCGCCTCGATCGAAAAATTCAGTGACGGCAAGGACGCCTGA
- the thiD gene encoding bifunctional hydroxymethylpyrimidine kinase/phosphomethylpyrimidine kinase: MIRNVLSIAGSDPSGGAGIQADLKTFSARGVYGMAALTALTAQNTQGVSGVHPVPPSFVADQIRAIFADIRVDAVKIGMVANAAIADAVADILARHRDVPVVLDPVMIAKGGAALLAADAVDVLTTRLLPLATVITPNLPEAAALLHDAEAGSREDMARQALALAALGPSAVLVKGGHLEGEESPDVLASAGGLTWFEAERLPTKNTHGTGCTLSSAVAAEIAKGSPLPEAVAAAKAYLAAAVAAAGELSVGSGHGPVQHFHALWQTEKK; encoded by the coding sequence ATGATCCGCAATGTCCTATCCATCGCCGGCTCGGACCCGTCCGGCGGCGCCGGTATCCAGGCTGACCTGAAGACCTTCTCTGCCCGCGGCGTTTATGGAATGGCCGCCCTGACGGCATTGACGGCTCAAAACACGCAGGGCGTCTCCGGCGTCCATCCGGTGCCACCCTCTTTTGTGGCAGACCAGATCCGGGCGATTTTCGCCGATATCCGCGTCGATGCCGTCAAGATCGGCATGGTCGCCAACGCCGCGATCGCCGATGCCGTCGCGGATATTCTGGCGCGACATCGCGATGTGCCCGTCGTGCTCGATCCCGTCATGATCGCCAAGGGAGGTGCTGCCTTGCTTGCAGCCGATGCCGTCGACGTGCTCACCACGCGGCTCTTGCCGCTGGCGACAGTCATCACGCCGAACCTGCCCGAGGCTGCGGCGCTGTTGCATGACGCGGAGGCAGGAAGTCGCGAGGACATGGCCCGCCAGGCGCTTGCGCTGGCAGCGCTGGGGCCTTCGGCAGTTCTCGTCAAGGGCGGTCATCTCGAGGGTGAGGAAAGTCCGGATGTGCTGGCAAGCGCCGGCGGCCTGACCTGGTTCGAAGCCGAACGGCTGCCGACGAAGAATACGCATGGAACGGGTTGCACGCTCTCCAGCGCTGTCGCCGCTGAGATCGCCAAGGGCTCGCCACTCCCCGAAGCCGTCGCCGCCGCCAAAGCCTATCTCGCCGCCGCGGTTGCAGCCGCGGGCGAGCTTTCGGTCGGAAGCGGCCACGGGCCCGTGCAGCATTTCCATGCCCTGTGGCAGACGGAAAAGAAGTGA
- a CDS encoding four-carbon acid sugar kinase family protein has translation MSNLLLSYYGDDFTGSTDVMEALASNGVETVLFLGIPSEVMLERFKDCRAIGIAGTSRSETPQWMDEHLTPAFTWLRGLDAAICHYKVCSTFDSSPRVGNIGKAIEVGKAVFAQSVVPVVVGAPQLKRYTAFGHLFAAYQGQVFRIDRHPVMSRHPVTPMDEADLTLHMSKQTSLLVSLVDLIAIRAADADRRIDALAAEKAGILLLDVDSSETQAAAGRQLWRLANKGNAFMAGSSGVEYALLNAWRNEGLIGGKPEFAPPGKVDRLAVVSGSVSPTTERQIRRATAEGFDGIDLDPLQLVGENAERALEKAVHAGIASLKAGRSVILHTALGPSADRGGDIDRIPDARHRLGQALGTILRRLIEQENLGRAVIAGGDTSSHALKELRVEALTTLLPLPQTPGSPLCTAHGSYTPTNGLQIALKGGQVGTDDYFAQIRDGRGS, from the coding sequence ATGTCCAATCTTCTTCTCAGCTATTACGGCGACGACTTTACCGGCTCCACCGACGTGATGGAGGCCCTCGCCTCGAACGGCGTGGAGACAGTGCTTTTCCTCGGCATCCCGAGCGAAGTCATGCTGGAACGGTTCAAGGATTGCCGTGCCATCGGCATCGCCGGTACCAGCCGCAGCGAAACGCCGCAATGGATGGACGAGCATCTGACGCCTGCCTTCACGTGGCTAAGGGGTCTCGATGCCGCCATATGCCATTACAAGGTCTGCTCGACATTCGATTCCAGCCCCAGGGTCGGCAACATCGGCAAGGCGATCGAAGTCGGCAAGGCGGTCTTTGCGCAATCCGTCGTGCCGGTGGTGGTCGGAGCGCCGCAGCTGAAACGCTACACCGCCTTCGGCCATCTTTTCGCGGCCTATCAGGGCCAGGTTTTCCGGATCGACCGACACCCGGTCATGAGCCGGCATCCCGTCACGCCGATGGACGAGGCCGATCTGACTTTGCATATGAGCAAGCAGACGTCCCTTCTCGTCAGCCTCGTCGATCTTATCGCGATCCGAGCAGCCGATGCCGACCGGCGGATCGATGCGCTGGCAGCCGAAAAGGCGGGCATCCTGCTTCTCGACGTCGATAGTTCGGAAACACAGGCTGCCGCGGGACGCCAGCTATGGCGTCTTGCGAACAAGGGCAACGCCTTTATGGCGGGCTCATCCGGTGTCGAATATGCCCTTCTCAATGCCTGGCGCAACGAAGGCCTGATCGGCGGGAAGCCGGAGTTTGCCCCTCCAGGCAAGGTCGATCGCCTGGCGGTCGTTTCCGGCAGCGTATCGCCGACGACGGAACGGCAAATCCGCCGGGCCACAGCCGAAGGTTTTGACGGCATCGATCTCGATCCCTTGCAGCTTGTCGGCGAGAACGCCGAGCGCGCCCTGGAGAAAGCCGTCCATGCCGGAATTGCCAGCCTGAAGGCCGGCCGCAGCGTCATTCTTCATACGGCGCTTGGCCCCTCCGCCGACCGCGGTGGCGACATCGATCGCATTCCCGACGCACGCCATCGCCTCGGACAGGCCCTCGGCACGATCCTGCGGCGGCTGATCGAACAGGAAAATCTCGGCCGCGCCGTCATTGCCGGCGGCGACACGTCGAGCCACGCCCTGAAGGAACTGCGCGTCGAGGCACTGACGACTCTCCTGCCATTGCCGCAGACGCCGGGCTCGCCGCTTTGCACGGCCCATGGCAGCTACACCCCCACCAACGGCCTGCAGATCGCGCTGAAGGGCGGTCAGGTCGGCACCGACGACTACTTCGCGCAGATCCGCGACGGCAGGGGATCCTAG
- the yghU gene encoding glutathione-dependent disulfide-bond oxidoreductase, translating into MTGSAEYTPPKVWTWNKANGGQFANINRPIAGSTHEKELPVGRHPLQLYSLGTPNGVKVTIMLEELLALGQSGAEYDAWLIKIGDGDQFGSGFVDVNPNSKIPALLDRSGPKPVRVFESSSILMYLAEKFGAFLPTEQPARAECLSWLFWQMGSAPYLGGGFGHFFAYAPTKIEYAIDRFAMEVKRQLDVLDRRLAESEYIAGSDYTIADIAIWPWYGGLAKGWQYGAAEFLQVQDYKNVQRWAEQVYARPAVKRGRMVNRMSGDPSEQLRERHDASDFETKTQDKIEPAS; encoded by the coding sequence ATGACCGGTTCTGCCGAATACACGCCGCCGAAAGTCTGGACCTGGAATAAGGCCAATGGCGGCCAGTTCGCCAATATCAACCGTCCGATCGCCGGGTCGACCCACGAAAAGGAACTGCCTGTGGGGCGCCATCCCCTGCAGCTCTATTCGCTCGGAACGCCGAACGGCGTGAAGGTCACCATCATGCTCGAAGAGCTGCTGGCGCTCGGCCAAAGCGGCGCGGAATATGATGCGTGGTTGATCAAGATCGGCGACGGCGACCAGTTCGGCAGCGGTTTCGTCGACGTCAATCCGAATTCGAAGATCCCGGCCTTGCTGGATCGCAGCGGCCCGAAACCGGTCCGCGTCTTCGAATCGTCATCGATCCTGATGTATCTCGCCGAAAAGTTCGGTGCCTTCCTGCCGACCGAGCAGCCGGCTCGCGCCGAATGCCTGTCCTGGCTGTTCTGGCAGATGGGCAGCGCCCCCTATCTCGGCGGCGGTTTCGGCCATTTCTTTGCCTATGCGCCGACGAAAATCGAATATGCGATTGATCGTTTCGCCATGGAAGTAAAGCGCCAGCTCGACGTGCTCGACCGTCGCCTGGCTGAAAGCGAATATATCGCCGGCAGCGACTACACGATCGCGGATATTGCCATCTGGCCGTGGTATGGCGGCCTCGCCAAGGGCTGGCAGTACGGCGCGGCCGAGTTCCTGCAGGTGCAGGACTACAAGAATGTTCAGCGCTGGGCCGAGCAGGTCTATGCGCGTCCCGCCGTCAAGCGCGGCCGCATGGTCAACCGCATGTCGGGCGATCCGTCCGAGCAGCTGCGTGAGCGCCACGACGCCAGCGACTTCGAGACCAAGACGCAGGACAAGATCGAACCTGCAAGCTGA
- a CDS encoding DUF1127 domain-containing protein produces MNVARSFNNWRKYRQTVAELGRMSTRELHDLGIDRGEIRNVARAAIAR; encoded by the coding sequence ATGAACGTAGCACGCTCTTTCAATAACTGGCGCAAGTATCGTCAGACGGTCGCCGAACTGGGCCGTATGTCCACGCGCGAACTGCATGATCTGGGTATCGATCGCGGCGAAATCCGCAACGTTGCCCGCGCAGCCATCGCTCGCTAG
- a CDS encoding DUF2291 domain-containing protein, which yields MLRIRGALVAFVVAAALPGCKIIKTPTPEEKAAEAAKGAFDPAAKVEAIWQSKVLPGIEKRAGDFKTVLQAIASNPDDAGAKYGNPRKQSSSPWTYAVKLSGKIVAADTASRTATLDVDVDGDGKADAKVQIGPAIRGTALRDALDFLDFNEFRNQIEWAQFGKAFNEKANSSFLAALPRNGLTGKTITVTGAFPLPASGQLPLITPSALTLGQ from the coding sequence ATGTTGAGGATCAGAGGCGCGCTGGTGGCCTTTGTAGTGGCCGCGGCATTGCCCGGCTGCAAGATTATCAAGACACCGACGCCTGAGGAAAAGGCGGCGGAAGCGGCAAAGGGTGCCTTCGATCCGGCGGCGAAGGTCGAGGCGATCTGGCAAAGTAAGGTACTGCCCGGCATTGAGAAACGCGCGGGCGACTTCAAGACGGTGCTACAGGCTATCGCATCGAACCCGGACGATGCCGGCGCGAAATACGGAAATCCGCGAAAGCAGAGTTCATCGCCCTGGACCTATGCCGTCAAGCTGAGCGGCAAGATCGTCGCTGCCGATACCGCCTCTCGCACTGCAACCCTCGACGTCGATGTGGATGGTGACGGCAAGGCGGACGCGAAGGTGCAGATCGGCCCGGCGATCCGTGGCACGGCGCTGCGCGACGCGCTGGATTTCCTGGACTTCAACGAATTCAGGAACCAGATCGAATGGGCTCAGTTCGGCAAGGCCTTCAATGAGAAGGCAAACTCATCCTTTCTGGCGGCCCTGCCCCGGAACGGGCTGACCGGGAAGACGATCACGGTGACCGGCGCGTTTCCGCTGCCCGCATCCGGCCAGCTTCCGCTGATCACCCCTTCGGCCCTGACTTTGGGGCAATGA
- a CDS encoding transcriptional regulator NanR, protein MGQPVEQIVRRKLSDEVFDRLERLITSGELKPGDEMPSERVLMERFGVGRPAIREAMQALANMGLVNISHGERAKVLQLTAKSIFRQVDLTAKIMLSQSSDSLEHLKSARIFFERGMAREAAQRATEKDIADLNDIIEHQRVSLGDAEEFISADMQFHTRIAQISGNPIFAAVSEAMLAWLKTYHTDMLIWTGKEKFTLVEHEEILARLAENDADGAEQAMLKHLERSRALYTK, encoded by the coding sequence ATGGGCCAGCCTGTCGAACAAATTGTACGTCGAAAGCTGTCCGATGAGGTATTCGACCGGCTGGAGCGGTTGATCACATCGGGAGAACTCAAGCCCGGCGACGAGATGCCGTCCGAACGCGTCCTCATGGAGCGTTTCGGCGTCGGTCGGCCGGCGATCCGCGAAGCCATGCAGGCGCTCGCCAATATGGGGCTGGTGAACATTTCGCATGGCGAGCGCGCCAAGGTGCTCCAGCTCACGGCGAAATCGATCTTCCGGCAAGTCGACCTGACCGCCAAGATCATGCTCTCCCAATCATCCGACTCACTCGAGCATCTGAAGAGCGCGCGCATCTTCTTCGAGCGCGGCATGGCGCGCGAAGCGGCACAGCGCGCTACCGAAAAGGATATCGCAGATCTCAACGACATCATCGAGCATCAGCGCGTATCCTTGGGGGATGCCGAAGAGTTCATTTCGGCCGACATGCAGTTCCACACGCGCATCGCCCAGATATCAGGCAATCCGATTTTCGCCGCCGTCAGCGAGGCCATGCTGGCATGGCTGAAAACCTATCATACGGACATGCTGATCTGGACCGGCAAGGAAAAGTTCACGCTGGTCGAACACGAGGAAATCCTCGCGCGTCTGGCGGAAAACGATGCCGATGGAGCCGAGCAGGCGATGCTCAAGCATCTGGAAAGATCGCGCGCGCTCTATACGAAGTGA
- a CDS encoding undecaprenyl-diphosphate phosphatase, with amino-acid sequence MADVCTQGVDTGFVALGYAKIAILGVVQGLTELLPVSSTAHMRLVPALLGWQDPGSAFSAAMQLAALAAIVSYFWSDVRYVTFGSLDAIRQKDWRSPAMRLAIAIVVATVPIVIAGLLLSKSLNACGTSLRSLWVIGIACVVMGLLLAVAELYSRHRKGIEQMTLMDALFVGITQVGALIPGVSRSGSTLTGALFLGLKRDEAARFSFLLGLPAIALAGMKELFELYKAHIPMEAWSVLIVGLIVGSISSFITIWGLMRFLERFSTWPFVIYRVVLGVVILFGVLTMGWA; translated from the coding sequence GTGGCTGATGTTTGTACGCAAGGCGTGGACACGGGCTTTGTTGCCCTGGGCTATGCCAAGATCGCGATCCTGGGTGTCGTGCAGGGATTGACCGAGCTTTTGCCGGTCTCCTCTACTGCCCATATGCGCCTGGTGCCGGCCCTGCTCGGCTGGCAAGATCCAGGTTCGGCCTTTTCGGCTGCTATGCAGCTTGCAGCCCTTGCCGCCATCGTCTCCTATTTCTGGAGCGACGTTCGTTACGTCACCTTCGGATCGCTCGATGCCATCAGGCAGAAGGATTGGCGCTCGCCCGCGATGCGGCTCGCGATCGCCATTGTCGTTGCGACCGTGCCGATCGTCATCGCAGGCCTCTTGCTTTCTAAGTCGTTGAATGCCTGCGGCACCTCGTTGCGCAGCCTCTGGGTGATCGGCATCGCCTGTGTTGTCATGGGCCTGCTTCTGGCGGTGGCGGAACTCTATAGCCGCCACCGGAAGGGTATCGAGCAGATGACGCTGATGGATGCCCTGTTCGTCGGCATCACCCAGGTCGGCGCGCTTATTCCCGGCGTTTCGCGCTCGGGCTCGACGCTGACTGGCGCGTTGTTCCTTGGCCTGAAGCGCGACGAAGCCGCGCGGTTCTCGTTCCTGCTCGGCTTGCCGGCCATTGCGCTTGCCGGCATGAAGGAGCTCTTCGAGCTCTACAAGGCGCATATTCCGATGGAAGCCTGGTCCGTTCTGATCGTCGGCCTCATCGTCGGCAGCATATCCTCCTTCATCACCATATGGGGACTGATGCGCTTTCTGGAGCGTTTCTCGACCTGGCCTTTCGTCATCTACCGTGTCGTGCTCGGCGTCGTCATTCTCTTCGGCGTGCTAACCATGGGATGGGCTTGA